The nucleotide sequence GTGGTGCCGCTTCGCAGAcgctgacaacacacacattattcacactgcagtgaaaaagtATTTGCCCCCTTAACAGATACttatttttttgcacatttgtcaCACTTAAATGTTTCAGATCATCAAACAAATTTTAATATCAGACAAAGATAACCTGAGTAATGTcaaaaagcagtttttaaatgatgatgataatgatctcatcatttaaagacaaaataagaaGTAGAATTATTAACTTGTAAATTCAATGATCTCTTATATATTGAGAGCTATAATGTGTAGTACATTGTACATTTACTTAGTTGATTCATTGTAGCTTTTTAAGATTTGTCTATTTCTTAATTGTAACTGTTTATGATTCCAGTAGACCAGTCACACCGGGGTGTAAAGTGATTTAAGTGTGTGTCGACTGAGGCCAGTGTATTCAGGATGCTGGGGCTGCTTCAGTACCTCTCTCTTGGCTTTGCCTCTGAACatgtcatctgtgtgtttgaaggCAGTTTTAAAGGCTGTGGCTGTGTCACCctgcagtgtttcctgtttACTCAGAACAACATGGAGGTGAGTGGCAGCGTAGGTGGCAGCATCCACCCCTCCGTGTCCGTCAAAAACAGCGTAGTATGCACGCTCTACTCCATCCTGGgccacagcagagagagagaaacaaagactgaaatatatgtttaataaatatttttttacacagGGGATTtgattcctgttttttttttttttttttttttttttaactttttggAATCAATAAATAACAAGACAAGAAAACCAGAATCAAGCAACATGTGGTGCTGCAGTAAAGTCTTGTACCTGGATTCCAAAGAGCTGGTTAAATTCAGCTAGGGCCAAATGTTTGTCCTCCATCTTCCTTCTCGTGTTCTTGATGGCATGAACAGAACTTTGGAGGAACCGGGAAGGTGAGGAGGGAAGCTTGATGAAGTTCTGTTGCCATGCCAGTGCTTCATCTATCAGCTTATTGAGGAAGTGACGTTGAACTGCCTCTGAGTGAAGTACTGAGGATAAGATAAAACAGAACTAAAGAAATATAATATCAATAAATCACAGTCTTTTGATTCTTACTACTGTTTGCTATtggtatatacagtatattacatgACAGAAGATAGAGAACGAAAATGATGGAGATCAACCATTCATGACAGACTTTTCATAGTTTTAGATCCAACAGCAAACAGACGAAGCTGGAGACTAGCTGAAGAGGATGGTACAGGGCAGGGTAGCTAAAGAGCTAGACATTCTCAGCTAATGGAGACCAAAAGAGAGTTAAGAGGAAAGTTAATGCTACACTTCCATTCATCAGGCAAACACAAAGATGGCTGAGGATAGACTAGAGACACCCCTTCAGTATAACACAACATACAATTTAACAGCACCATAAACTACAGCCTACAAAATAAGcataaagtgaaaacacatacacactactATCTGTTCCTCTTGGTTAGCCTCAGCTTCCTGTGGGCAGTGGAAAGGTGAAAGgtcactctgcagcagctgggaCAAGGCTGCCTGGCACAGGAGGGCACTGAGGACTGGAGGAGCACCCCtgaaccaacaaacaaaaattatgttatgttatgttaacAAACAAGTGAATACTAGCAAACACAAATGGGTTAATTATGACTGGTCCAAGCAGCTGCTCATTTACAGAGTGAAACTGGTAACTGCACATCTAAGTGTGTCATTTTCTTTACAGGCTTACATTTCTGTTGCAGAGAAGACTAGGCTAACAGAAAAAGGAAGTGGGGAGAACAATGGTGTTTCTACAGAGGGGGTATGAAGTCTTCCTGACTGTTGAGCCCTGTCTAGCTGAGCCTCATGGCTTGTTCAGAGAAGCCACTAAGAAGGGAGACTAAAGACCTCAGACAACCTGCACAGTCAAGTAACATTTCTGTAACACTTTAAATACAGCACAGATTTGGACTGAATGCTGCCGGATTAATGTGAAGGTTGCAACAGTACAGAGTAAATAAATGTTCACTTTTATAAAAGCTGCTTTGTTTCATCTCTGCAAACTGTAGGAATGAAACAGCACTCTTCATGTACATCATGTGAACAACCTGGAATCAATGAGAGTTCCAACTTAACACTTTTCTTGTGCATTGTCTGCATcataaacaggaagtagaataAATGATCAAACTGGTGAGAAAAGGGGATTTCTCTATGAAAACAGGACCAAGGCAAACATCCCATCCATTCATAATGGTCATAAATTAAGGCTTTAAAGTCAGTCACTGATGCAGTGATTAAGATAACAAAGTACTTGTCCTCTTTCCTTATTTTCCAACTTATCACTCCCAGCACACAATTCCATCTCTCTAGTTGCCTGACGCACTGAGAGAACTGACTGAACTTCACCTTGTCTGAACTGGGCTACAACTAACTATCAGTTGCACAATCAAATATCCCTGATTtgattataatttttttttcaattaatcgTTCCAGAATGGTGACAGGCATATCACAAGAGTCTAAAGTTTCTTATTTTATCTGATTAACCCAGAATGTATTACATTTAGAATTATAGAAAACAGTGACAATGaccaacaaatgtttgtttgttgattaaaaatgtaactaaaatGAATTATCAGTAtagatgattattttcagtccAGCGGTGGATTGATGACTAATTGCTTCATCACTAATCAGCAACTAATCAGGAAAAGCTTTTGGGGCAGTTGGGGCAGGCAACTTGAGTCGACTACTAGATTCACATGATATACTCTTCTAAAGCTTGGTTTATACTTCTGTGTAGGATTGATGTGGAGCCTGTGTTGTAGTCTACGCAAGTAGCCTGCACAGTTGTGTGCATTTACACTTGTGCGCTGGTGTTGCTTTGCAGTTACACCAGTAAAACCAGCGGGCGGTGGAGATTCTGCGCCACTATGTTGAGTTTCTTTATGTACTTCAAGTTTGAGTTCACAAATATTGAACAACAGTTactgaaaagagagaagatggagaCGGTGTGTATGACTGCTGAAATGACTGACGCAGAGGGAGGGTGAGTCTTCTGTATTTGTACGGCCACTAAGAAACATGTATGAGGCCACCAATCACACCAATGACCAATTACATTTCTAGGGAGGTCAGGCTACACTGTGGAGTACGTAGCTACGCAGTACGCATTCTTTTGATCGCGGCTGCTGTTATTCATGTAGCATTTCAAAAACCCAACCTCCACCCAAGCATCCACCTGCCCATTCTAAAACACCTTCCTCTGGGGTAAAATTAGTATTATCACTCCCTGCTGTGCTGGGCTTGGTGCACTCCTGCAGAGAGTGACAAAGTCATGAGCTAGACAGCAACACTGCATATTCTACATTCACGTGAGCTGGCTGCCTGAAATACACATTACTGTATGGTATTCTAGGTTTGTACCATTTTTACACAAGTATAATCTGATTATCCCTTATCACTGTCTTAAAGTGAAACACGGCAAGTCTGGAAGTGTAACTGAAATGATCACAGATTTGAAACATTATTGGGACATATGAGAGAGGAGTGCTTGCTGTTCGTATGGCTCCAGTCTCCTATAGCTCTCTTCTCTGGTGCTGTCTGGTTTCACTTCTATACAATGTCAGCAACTATTACTCTATCCACCCTGCCAACCATGCATACTGCATGAGCAGGGCAAGAAGAGAGCTGTCAGGAATGTGAggaatgcagacacacacacacaaatagcaACAAGTACTCCTGCTCTAACTACACAGATGCTACAGCTCTGTGAAAtaacagtactttttttttacctcttcatTTTTATAGGCTTATCTCCCTAACAATGTAATCAGCTCattcacagtcagtgtgtgtacatgcacttAAGTAACCAGGTAACACAGAGAAACCAGGATATGCAGATAATCAGAAACACGCTTAGTAACCTGGCTATTGTAAATGTGCATATAGGTGCAGCAGGTATCAGTCTAGCTTTTGTTAATTTCAGTTTTGGTCAGACTTTGGATAGGTATATTTTAAATACCAGAATGTATTACTCGATGTAATCGCCTCTCCTTTCATCTATCACTCAGGTGTTGAATCCCTCTCTACAAGCTTTTGCCAGAGAAATCAGAAATTCTTACTTATTTATTAGTATTCTTAATCATTCAGTcccaatgtgtgtgtatttaatctTGTGGTGTTGTGTAGCTGCAGGCCCACTAAATATGTTACATAAACTCTGATGTACTTCTCCCTCCAGGTCATACCTTAAAGCCAGCAGCCTCAGGCCCAGCTCCAGGCTCTCTCCATACAGCTCCTCCAGGGAGACTTTGCAGCTCAGAGGGCTGACAGGCAATGGACTGCCTTCCTCCAGAGCAGCTGGGAACTCGTCTACAAACCTCCCCAAGAAGCATctggcctcctcctccatcccacTGGCTCTGGCTGCAGTAAGCTCTCAAGTGAACTGGGGACCAGGGCTCAAAGGTCACAAGTGGAGTCTTGATGGGTAGAGAAAGTAGGCTTTAGACACTGTGTGATGGAGAATGAATGCAGTATACTATTCACAGATGGAGCTTTGAATTCCCAGCTGCTATCATCTTTATGAGATCTATTCAAATCAATGAAAATCATTGTATTATACAGTcgtggaaaaaagtttttcgACAcaccatgcatttgtgaaatattgcgttaagaatcactcttagtgcaatttcttttagtacagtcacagccaaaacaaatcctaaaaaagccattaaaaacttaaaattgattggcTCTATAAAAATAGATAAGatattttgagtattgggtcattttggtaccagtgatccacgAATGAAGGTCTcgctttttattaaaagacaatttttgttgccatgcttcgtgtctatataaatttgaaagttcttcagagacaaaaatggctaaaacgaggaacctaacgcaggaaacatgcctgaagatacagattctcagccaggaagggtacagctgctgccagatagccaggaagagcagatgcagtccttcagcagttggatacactctgcagaaatacagacgaaccaacagcttggaagacaaaccaagatctgggcgtccaagggtttcttcagcaagaaatgaccacattctgatccacatgtgcagggaaaaccaccaaatgacatcacaggagcttcagcagcagtggtcaaaccaaactggtgtccagtgttccacctgcACTGTATGTGGCccacttttagatcatggcttaaggtcctacaaggctgtcaagaagcccctgatcaatgagagacagaggttaccCGGCGTcattgggcccaagcacacaagaactggacagccaggaactggaagaagattctgtggtcagatgagtccagctttatcctcctcctgataatgtgagggtacacaGAAGGCCAGGCGAAGCATTAcctccagcatgtacagtacctactgttAAGCATGGTGGAGACAGTaccatggtttggggatgcatgagtgctgctggtgttggtcatctcactgtctgtgatggcacattggactctgccaagtattgcaccattctcgaaacccacatgctcccttctgtacgtgcactgttccatcaaggtcaaaactggatgtttcaacaagataatgcccctcaccacacatccagggccaggagaacttggcttcaggagcactgtatccaggtcttagagtgaCCAGCTCAATCCCTGGACATGAGCctcattgaaaatctgtggtggattatcaaaaggtctgtttcaaagtgtaaaacaaagaatgtagaagaattaaaagcagtaattcaagaagaatgggacaagattacccctcaacagtgtgaaaggctcgtggggaacatgccagccaggattagagctctactgcgtgctaatggcaggactactacatattcatttgatgatgtgatggtttatttattttttgttcagttttgaacacattctctgttatttgttgactttgacaccgacaatgttgagaactgacatattcaAACTGTCTGAATTTAGTTTTGGTAGATTttcttgaaaacaaacaaaaaatatataatttgtattattttgtgtctgtctaatgcagtcacaccttttgaaacacaaaaaagatgtttccccaaatatttcatgataatatttgagattgtgtaaaattttaagggtgtccgaaaacttttttccaccactgtaatCATACCTATCCTTTAACGTAACCTGACCTGGAATACCAAAGGCTGGTATTGACCTTGTATCATTGTTTGGTGCAGCTGGTACAGTTGTTAGGTAATCTTGCTTACTGATTCTCTGATCACCTCATGACTGAAAATCAAGTTTGTGGCTTTTAGACTCATGTAAAACCAGATTTTAAGGAAAGGTTCAACATTTTGTAAATGCACTTAtttgttcaattcaattcaattttatttatatagcgccatatcacaacaacagtcatctcaaggcacttttcatatagagcaggtctagaccatactctttgaaataggtatttacatagagagacccaacaaatccaaATCAAATTTGTTGATGTTATTACCTATCATAACAGCACCCTGGAATACAACTGAGAAGCTCCACCTAGTGATGTAGTGACTTTGACttacaattaaaaatgataTGATAAGCTGAAATCTTTTGCTACGTCAAAATTTTGATGTATTAAATCAAAATGATTAGACTAAGTCCAAatgatggtttaaaaaaaaggtaaatggCAAATGTTAAATGGTTTAccatctcataattttgactgAGTAGGTCAAAATGTGGTTCAGTATATCTCACATTTTTGACGTATTTtcgtgtttgtttttcttttcctggcaGAAACGGGCTTCCGTAACTAACACATCAAGCAGTAGTCTGCTCCTGAGATATGAACagttcagagaaaaacatcccTGCTAAAAAGTTATGAAGACTAAGACACCAAACACCCATATTTTACACTTAGACCACTAAAATGTTTGCTGATGATCTGTGATCATCCCTGTTTTAATTAGACCgctcatttagtgttttttattctgaactctttttttgtctgtggacagcCTCCATTTGTGCGAAGAACAGTACGGCAGGCCAAACAGAAATCAGCATCCGGCCGGATATTGTTAGCTGGGAGTTGCCTCTTCTTACAGAAATAGTGTCAGTGGGTTAGGCAGCGGGCGCACAGCTGCAATCCACACTCCTCAACTCCCCAGTTTCGCGTTGGTTTGTATTTAGCTTTCCCAAACATGTAAATGTGCTGTGACCATAGGCTGAGACACTTCTATACGGACACAGAGCGTGCTCACGATTTCTTCCGTAGTTTTCAAAGCAGTCTTCCCACGGCTGAAACATTATCAATACACTGTGATGCATGCAGCTAACAGTATAAAATGTCTGTCATTCCTGGCTGGATTTGTTTGAAAATAGTTTTCCCGACAAGCAGAAAGCCGCTTCTTCATCTTACCTGGGGCTAGCTAAGTTACAGTCCCTTAGCATGATACGCCTACAGAAGCTACAGGCACACAGCTGCGAGAAAACACCGAGATTCAGCACACAAAGAGTACAGGAGACTGCGCACAAAAACGTGCGCTGTAGAACTGATGGTAAAATGACGGATGGTCTTAAATCACAATGTATCCTACCGATGTTAGGAGATCTGCAGGACGCTCCACACCCTATTGGACCCCTTTCCTGTACGTCATCATGCTTCCGTCTTCCTTACGCTGTAGATTTAAAGGGCGATGACACACCAATACATGTAGGATGATTTTACACATAGAAAAAGAAATAGGAAATTAATTCAGAAAATGGAAGGTAAAATATTACCTTACCCGACTACAAAGGACTATTTATAAATGTTAGGAGAAAAAAAGTGATAAGACTGAAACttatctaaaaatattttacataaaaatgacaaattacattgaaatattaattaataattttaaaGTGAGAATTAAAAATGTAGTATGGAAGAGCATCATcagaaataatcaaataaaagcttaaaatggAAAGCAATAACTAAAATTTGtccagaaaaaataaaatgaaacttagtgctaacattttaaaaactgtttaaaaactGCAGACCTGGAATACAATgtagaaatgtagaaaaattGTTGCTTCGAAACAGAAATAGCCTACTTTTTATGAGCAAAGTGGAGTATGTTATGGCCAGCCAACTGAAAGGTGATCAAATTCTTTAGAATACATTAAGTCTTATTTAGTGACCTTTACATTCCTTCTATGTTTCCATCTCAAGTGGCCAAATTAGATAAATGTATCTCACGACAGAAGATAACAGAAGCCACTCCTTCATTTCAGTCCAGGTAATCAGCCATGCTGGGCTGCCATGTCAATTGTATAGGAATTCTTTTACTCCACTTTTTTCCATCCTTGCAATGATGTATTCTGAGTCACTGGTAGCATTTCCACTGTTTCTAAGTCAGACCTGTATAATGTTGCTGGCTAAACAGAGATAAGGACCCTTTAAAATGCTGATCATACAGACCAATATCTCTATATCTTATGATATACAATACTGGCTTAAGTTTTGGCATGTTGGCTTGAGGACATCCTGCCCATTATTCAATCCCTGGATCAGGCAGTTTGTTAAATTTCTTCAATATCTGACACCTATTTAACATGGTAACTCCCCTTACAAAAGTGACGTAGAGTGCCTTCTTTCCATGAATGCAAAGAAGCCTTTCAACAGAGTACCTGTTCTAGATTGTGGAGAAATTCGGTTTCAGAGAGACATTTATTTCCTGGGTTAAGCAACTTAATCCATGCTCTGTGGTTCTGTTTAACAATACATATTATGCCCTCTTGACCTTACATCATGGAACTTGACAAAAGTTGAGCCCACTTCTCTTTGCATTGCCCATCAAACTGCCAGCTGCTGTTATAGGGAGCAACCAGTTTATATCAGATATACCAAGAGGTGCCATAGTGCAGAAACTGTCAGTATACACAGATAATCTTCCTCTATATTTCTCTAATGTAGAGGTCACTACCCTGATCATCCTTACTATGCTGCAACAATCTGTTTTGTCATATCTCAGGTTATGAGATAAACCTATATAAAAGTTATCCATTTCCATCCCACCTTGATCCTTTGGTTGCTGAGGAAATGACCATACCTTTTAGAATAGCTGACAATGACCTTGGAATTATTGCATTTAATGAGATAAGAGACGTTTTTAAGCAAatgttaatggaaaaataagATGGACTTGGCAAAGTAGTTCCTCAATCCACGTAGTTTATTGGACGTATAAATTCAATGAAGATGAATTGAGCGCTCCCTAGcaatttatatttgtttcagtGTCTGCCTATACCTGGGTCATTACTTCAATAATTAGACTCTCTCCTATTTACAACAGTCAAAGAATGACAGAGGTATGTCTCTtctaaatttcagtttttactacTGGGCAGGACCTTTCCACAGCAC is from Lates calcarifer isolate ASB-BC8 linkage group LG13, TLL_Latcal_v3, whole genome shotgun sequence and encodes:
- the ppm1f gene encoding protein phosphatase 1F — its product is MEEEARCFLGRFVDEFPAALEEGSPLPVSPLSCKVSLEELYGESLELGLRLLALRGAPPVLSALLCQAALSQLLQSDLSPFHCPQEAEANQEEQIVVLLHSEAVQRHFLNKLIDEALAWQQNFIKLPSSPSRFLQSSVHAIKNTRRKMEDKHLALAEFNQLFGIQDGVERAYYAVFDGHGGVDAATYAATHLHVVLSKQETLQGDTATAFKTAFKHTDDMFRGKAKRERLRSGTTGVAALIQGQELTVAWLGDSQAMLVREGQAVTLMEPHKPEREDEKQRIEDLGGCITFMGCWRVNGTYAVSRAIGDFDQKPYVSGDADCSTTQLFGDEDYLLLACDGFFDAVKPSAVPDLVLDALQQPGNSEEGGETQLKQSKEIIGRRVAQHLVSHAKEAGSSDNITVMVVFLRPPEQLLSQDSTTGTAQATQDSTSQNTPQQ